One Roseovarius bejariae genomic region harbors:
- a CDS encoding malonyl-CoA decarboxylase has product MTLLADLLSTVFERRYRRETPQAAVDGRPLTEMADALVGSAGETSGLALAREILSRFAELDDDDKLSFFHDIATTMNIDPEAVRTTLDDYERSPSKHSYRAFMEAAEPARQELIRRLNQVPGATGALVKMRADLLRLGGQEPELQALDLDFRHLFASWFNRGFLVLRPINWESPAHILEKIIAYEAVHAIDSWDDLRRRLQPKDRRCFAFFHPAMPDEPLIFVEVALTKGVPGSVQALLAGDRAAMPTEEADTAVFYSISNCQSGLASISFGNSLIKQVAADLAAELPGLETFVTLSPIPGLTKWLKQERLAWDIANPETMKALAAHYLLYAKRDNGLPFDPVARFHLGNGAVVHAVHADADTSDKGRAQSGGTMVNYLYDLAQVAQNHEIFANTREVVAAPEIKALAGPAALPSTEER; this is encoded by the coding sequence ATGACCTTGCTTGCTGATCTTTTGTCTACCGTGTTCGAGCGGCGCTATCGCCGTGAGACACCGCAGGCCGCCGTCGATGGCCGCCCGCTGACCGAGATGGCCGATGCTCTGGTGGGGTCGGCGGGGGAGACATCGGGACTGGCGCTGGCGCGCGAAATCCTGTCGCGCTTCGCCGAGCTGGACGACGATGACAAGCTGTCCTTCTTTCACGACATCGCCACCACGATGAACATCGACCCCGAAGCGGTGCGTACCACGCTCGACGACTACGAGCGCAGCCCCTCCAAGCACAGCTACCGGGCCTTCATGGAGGCCGCCGAACCCGCCCGGCAGGAGTTGATTCGCCGCCTGAACCAGGTTCCCGGGGCCACCGGCGCCCTGGTCAAGATGCGGGCCGACCTGCTGCGCTTGGGCGGACAGGAGCCCGAGCTTCAGGCGCTGGACCTCGATTTCCGGCACCTGTTCGCGTCGTGGTTCAATCGCGGCTTCCTTGTGTTGCGCCCGATCAACTGGGAAAGCCCGGCCCATATCCTCGAAAAGATCATCGCCTACGAAGCGGTCCACGCGATTGATAGCTGGGATGACCTGCGGCGCAGGTTGCAACCCAAGGATCGCCGCTGCTTTGCGTTCTTTCACCCGGCCATGCCGGATGAGCCATTGATCTTTGTCGAGGTGGCCCTGACCAAGGGCGTTCCCGGCTCGGTTCAGGCGCTTCTGGCCGGGGATCGCGCGGCCATGCCGACGGAGGAGGCCGACACGGCCGTCTTTTACTCGATCTCCAACTGTCAGTCGGGGCTGGCGAGCATTTCCTTCGGCAATTCCCTGATCAAACAGGTCGCGGCGGATCTGGCCGCGGAATTGCCCGGCCTGGAAACCTTCGTGACCCTCTCGCCCATTCCCGGGCTGACCAAGTGGCTGAAACAGGAGCGGCTTGCATGGGACATCGCGAACCCCGAGACGATGAAGGCGCTGGCGGCACATTACCTGCTGTATGCCAAGCGCGACAACGGGTTGCCCTTCGATCCGGTGGCGCGCTTTCATCTGGGCAACGGGGCGGTTGTCCATGCCGTTCACGCGGATGCCGACACCTCTGACAAGGGCCGTGCCCAATCGGGTGGCACCATGGTGAACTACCTCTATGACCTTGCACAGGTCGCCCAAAATCACGAAATATTCGCCAACACGCGCGAAGTCGTCGCCGCGCCCGAGATCAAAGCACTGGCCGGGCCCGCGGCCTTGCCATCGACCGAAGAAAGGTAA
- a CDS encoding TRAP transporter large permease, whose product MDPLLLGGIVAIVTILVLFSGVSVAIGLLIVSAGFLVIFDGPRSLELMPEILFGKLDNFALLSIPMFIIMGASIASTRAGADLYEALERWLTRVPGGLVVSNLGACALFAAMSGSSPATCAAIGKMGIPEMRKRGYPDGVAAGSIAAGGTLGILIPPSVTMIVYGIATESSIGRLFLAGVIPGLMLVGLFMAWSLFSTWRSGDAALLSAGNYSWAERFEILPRVLPFLLIILGVLYAMYGGVATPSETAAVGALLCLLIAMIIYKLWHPRALWVVLRDSTKESVMILFIIAAAGVFSYMLSSLFITQSIAEWIGTLDVNRWVLMGAVNIFLLIAGFFLPPVAVILMAAPILLPIITTAGFDPIWFAVVLTINMEIGLISPPVGLNLYVINGIAPDISLRTILTGSLPFVACMVIAIVLLCLFPGLATWLPNVVMGGAL is encoded by the coding sequence ATGGATCCGCTCTTGCTCGGTGGGATCGTGGCGATCGTCACCATCCTCGTTCTCTTCTCCGGCGTTTCGGTGGCCATCGGCCTGCTGATCGTCTCGGCCGGGTTCCTCGTCATATTCGACGGTCCCCGCTCACTTGAGTTGATGCCCGAAATCCTGTTCGGCAAGCTCGATAACTTTGCCCTGCTGTCGATTCCGATGTTCATCATCATGGGGGCCTCCATCGCCTCCACCCGTGCCGGCGCCGACCTTTACGAGGCGCTGGAGCGCTGGCTGACACGGGTGCCCGGTGGTCTTGTGGTTTCCAATCTCGGGGCCTGTGCGCTGTTCGCGGCGATGTCCGGCTCCTCGCCCGCCACCTGTGCGGCCATCGGCAAGATGGGCATTCCGGAAATGCGCAAGCGTGGCTATCCCGATGGGGTCGCGGCGGGTTCCATCGCGGCGGGTGGCACGCTGGGCATCCTGATCCCGCCATCGGTCACCATGATCGTCTATGGCATCGCCACGGAAAGCTCGATTGGCCGGTTGTTTCTGGCGGGTGTGATCCCGGGCCTGATGTTGGTGGGGCTGTTCATGGCCTGGTCGCTTTTCTCGACATGGCGGTCGGGTGACGCGGCATTGCTCAGCGCCGGGAATTACAGCTGGGCCGAGCGGTTCGAGATTCTGCCGCGCGTTCTGCCTTTCCTGCTGATCATCCTGGGCGTGCTCTATGCCATGTACGGCGGCGTTGCCACGCCCTCGGAAACGGCGGCTGTCGGTGCGCTCCTGTGCCTGCTGATCGCCATGATCATCTACAAGCTTTGGCACCCGAGGGCACTGTGGGTCGTGCTGCGCGACAGCACCAAGGAAAGCGTGATGATCCTGTTCATCATCGCCGCCGCCGGTGTCTTTTCCTATATGCTTTCGTCGCTCTTCATCACCCAGTCGATTGCCGAATGGATCGGGACGCTGGATGTGAACCGTTGGGTGCTGATGGGGGCGGTCAATATCTTCCTGCTGATCGCCGGGTTCTTTCTGCCGCCTGTCGCCGTCATCCTGATGGCGGCGCCCATCCTTCTGCCGATCATCACCACTGCCGGGTTTGACCCGATCTGGTTCGCCGTTGTGCTGACAATCAACATGGAGATCGGCCTGATCTCGCCGCCGGTGGGCCTGAACCTTTACGTGATCAATGGCATTGCGCCGGATATTTCGCTCAGGACGATCCTGACCGGCTCCTTGCCCTTCGTGGCGTGCATGGTGATTGCCATCGTCCTTCTCTGCCTGTTCCCGGGGCTGGCCACATGGTTGCCAAATGTCGTCATGGGGGGTGCGCTATGA
- the tmk gene encoding dTMP kinase — protein sequence MSGPGRFISFEGIDGSGKSTQARRLAAHLEGLGHSVVLTREPGGSPGAEDIRALVLEGEPDRWSPETELLLFTAARRDHLERTIRPALEAGQIVICDRFADSTRMYQGLRRAGLRVLVDQLHDLMIGQEPDLTVLIDMDPETGLARALSRNGGEERFESFGNDLQAKMRAGFLDLAAEFPDRFVTIDGARAMDDVTADVTARVTEWLA from the coding sequence TTGAGCGGGCCGGGACGGTTCATCAGTTTCGAAGGCATCGACGGGTCTGGCAAATCCACCCAAGCCCGGCGCTTGGCCGCGCATCTGGAAGGGCTTGGGCATTCCGTTGTCCTGACCCGCGAACCGGGCGGCAGCCCCGGGGCCGAGGACATCCGCGCGCTTGTCCTTGAGGGTGAGCCGGACCGCTGGTCACCCGAAACCGAACTGCTTTTGTTCACCGCAGCCCGCCGCGATCATCTGGAACGCACCATCCGGCCCGCGCTTGAGGCCGGGCAGATCGTGATCTGCGACCGCTTCGCCGATAGCACCCGGATGTATCAGGGATTGCGCCGCGCGGGCCTGCGCGTGCTGGTCGATCAATTGCACGACCTGATGATCGGGCAGGAGCCTGACCTTACCGTGCTGATCGACATGGACCCCGAAACGGGTTTGGCCCGTGCCCTTTCCCGCAATGGCGGGGAAGAGCGGTTCGAATCCTTCGGCAACGATCTTCAGGCCAAGATGCGCGCCGGGTTTCTGGACCTCGCGGCAGAGTTCCCGGACCGCTTCGTCACCATCGACGGGGCGCGCGCCATGGATGATGTCACCGCCGATGTCACGGCCCGCGTGACGGAGTGGCTGGCATGA
- a CDS encoding DUF3726 domain-containing protein, whose product MSHSLNEIEAMSKRAARGAGLSWGLAEEAAKGTRWLSAFGFPGIEMLGDLLKLNDRVPSIDVAPVSLRAEVWHAPARRMSPLIAGASLSDCAVRLLERGKITMENVSVPLLAVPFMGGAALRLGVPVYAEWEGAYLATDGKQLCTRGDLAQLQAAHADRLVFGAPAEMTGPREPVMRAEVSADSWALLGEFARRTFAPATEESRQRGAGAGLSDND is encoded by the coding sequence ATGAGTCATTCCCTGAATGAAATCGAAGCCATGAGCAAACGGGCCGCCCGAGGGGCCGGCCTGTCATGGGGGCTGGCCGAAGAGGCGGCAAAAGGTACGCGCTGGCTTTCGGCGTTCGGCTTCCCCGGAATCGAAATGCTGGGAGATCTGTTGAAGCTCAACGATCGTGTTCCGTCCATCGATGTCGCGCCGGTGTCCCTGCGCGCCGAGGTCTGGCACGCGCCTGCGCGGCGAATGAGCCCGCTTATCGCGGGTGCCTCGTTGAGCGATTGTGCGGTGCGCCTTCTGGAGCGTGGCAAGATCACCATGGAAAACGTCAGCGTGCCGCTTCTGGCAGTGCCCTTCATGGGGGGAGCGGCTTTGCGTCTTGGTGTGCCGGTTTATGCCGAATGGGAGGGGGCGTACCTGGCGACCGACGGCAAACAGCTTTGTACCCGGGGGGATCTGGCACAGCTTCAAGCCGCCCATGCCGATCGGCTGGTGTTCGGTGCGCCCGCCGAAATGACCGGCCCGCGTGAGCCGGTCATGCGCGCCGAAGTGAGCGCAGACAGCTGGGCATTGCTGGGAGAGTTCGCGCGCCGCACCTTTGCCCCGGCCACCGAAGAAAGCCGTCAACGCGGCGCCGGGGCTGGCCTCAGCGATAATGACTGA
- the dctP gene encoding TRAP transporter substrate-binding protein DctP, with translation MKSILKTTAAALALAAVGVTANATELRLSHQWSNKDIRHQVAQIVADEVAAADVDLEIKIFGSKSLFKPREQYTPLSRGQLDMTVLPLSYAGGQQPAYNLTLMPGLVKNHDHAARLSNSPFMEALEEKMAEDDVMVLVHGYLAGGFAGKDKCITAPEDVEGLQTRAAGKSFEQMLAGAGASIASMASSEIYNAMQTGVLQAANTSSSSFVSYRIYEQVSCYTPAGDVALWFMYQPLLMNKTTFEGLSEDQQNALLAASEKAEAYYLEEAKKQDAASAEVFRDAGVEIAQMSAEDFEAWRKLAKETSYAKFVEEVPDGQALLDMALAVE, from the coding sequence ATGAAATCTATTCTGAAAACCACCGCCGCGGCGCTGGCCCTCGCGGCTGTTGGCGTTACGGCCAACGCCACGGAACTGCGCCTGTCGCATCAGTGGTCCAACAAGGACATCCGCCACCAGGTGGCACAGATCGTGGCCGATGAGGTGGCTGCCGCCGATGTCGATCTGGAGATCAAGATCTTCGGGTCGAAGTCGCTTTTCAAGCCGCGCGAACAGTACACGCCGCTCAGCCGCGGACAGTTGGACATGACCGTTCTGCCGCTGTCCTATGCGGGTGGTCAGCAACCGGCCTATAACCTGACCCTGATGCCGGGCCTCGTGAAAAACCACGACCACGCCGCGCGGCTGTCCAACTCGCCCTTCATGGAAGCGCTCGAGGAGAAGATGGCCGAAGACGACGTGATGGTACTGGTGCATGGCTATCTGGCCGGTGGATTTGCCGGCAAGGACAAGTGCATCACCGCGCCGGAGGACGTGGAGGGCCTGCAAACCCGGGCCGCTGGCAAATCGTTCGAACAGATGCTGGCCGGGGCCGGGGCCTCGATCGCGTCGATGGCCTCATCGGAAATCTACAACGCAATGCAGACCGGCGTGCTCCAGGCCGCCAATACATCGTCGTCGTCCTTCGTCAGCTACCGCATCTACGAGCAGGTCAGCTGCTATACACCAGCGGGCGACGTGGCGCTGTGGTTCATGTATCAACCGCTGTTGATGAACAAGACCACCTTCGAAGGTCTGAGCGAAGACCAGCAGAACGCGCTTCTGGCTGCGTCCGAAAAGGCCGAGGCCTATTACCTTGAAGAAGCCAAGAAACAGGATGCCGCCTCGGCCGAGGTGTTCAGGGACGCCGGGGTCGAAATTGCCCAGATGAGCGCCGAGGATTTCGAGGCATGGCGCAAGCTGGCCAAGGAAACCTCCTACGCGAAATTCGTCGAAGAAGTGCCTGACGGGCAAGCGCTGCTCGATATGGCGCTGGCCGTCGAGTAA
- a CDS encoding D-alanyl-D-alanine carboxypeptidase family protein translates to MIRIFRLWAAVLLTILLAMPAQAFETRAKAAFVMDITTGTVLLSKNADQPLPPASMSKLMTLYVAFEAIRDGRLTLDERLPVSRHAMSYGGSTMFLDTTDRVRVEDLLRGIIVLSGNDACAVIAEALSPDGTEAGFARFMTQRARQMGMTNSTFANSNGWPAAGHRMSMRDLALLARHLIEDFPGFYPMFAEKEFAFDGRAPQNIHNRNPLLGLGIGADGLKTGHTQEAGYGLTGSAKQGNRRIVFVVSGLDSTRARAEEAESIVNWAFRQFVEKPIVSAGSEVARADVWMGDATSVGLTPAQDVVTLVPVLGGDRIEAEVVYHGPLHAPISKGDELGELVFAPGELPETRVPLVAVRDVPRGGFMARLRTVSEHLLTRLREGSEGTL, encoded by the coding sequence ATGATCCGCATCTTTCGACTTTGGGCCGCGGTGCTATTGACCATCCTGCTGGCGATGCCCGCGCAGGCCTTCGAAACCCGCGCCAAGGCGGCTTTCGTCATGGATATCACCACCGGCACGGTGCTTCTGAGCAAGAACGCGGATCAGCCCTTGCCACCGGCCTCGATGTCCAAGCTGATGACACTCTACGTGGCCTTCGAGGCCATTCGCGACGGGCGCCTGACGCTGGATGAGCGTCTGCCGGTGTCGCGCCACGCCATGAGCTATGGTGGTTCGACCATGTTTCTCGACACCACCGACCGGGTGCGCGTCGAGGATTTGCTGCGCGGGATCATCGTGCTGTCGGGCAACGATGCCTGCGCCGTCATCGCCGAAGCACTGAGTCCGGACGGCACCGAAGCGGGCTTTGCCCGGTTCATGACCCAACGCGCGCGGCAGATGGGCATGACCAATTCCACCTTCGCCAATTCGAACGGCTGGCCCGCCGCCGGCCACCGGATGAGCATGCGTGACCTCGCGCTGCTGGCGCGCCACTTGATCGAGGATTTCCCCGGCTTCTACCCGATGTTCGCGGAAAAGGAGTTTGCCTTTGACGGGCGGGCGCCACAGAACATTCACAACCGCAATCCGCTTCTGGGCCTTGGTATCGGGGCCGACGGTTTGAAAACCGGCCACACGCAAGAGGCGGGCTATGGCCTGACCGGATCGGCCAAGCAAGGCAACCGGCGGATCGTTTTCGTGGTTTCGGGGCTGGATAGCACCCGTGCCCGCGCGGAAGAGGCCGAAAGCATCGTCAACTGGGCGTTCCGGCAGTTCGTGGAAAAACCCATTGTCAGCGCCGGAAGCGAAGTCGCCCGCGCCGATGTCTGGATGGGGGATGCCACCAGTGTCGGCCTGACACCCGCGCAGGATGTCGTCACGCTGGTGCCCGTGCTCGGCGGTGACAGGATCGAGGCCGAGGTGGTCTATCACGGCCCTTTGCATGCACCGATTTCCAAGGGTGACGAACTGGGAGAGCTGGTTTTCGCCCCCGGTGAGTTGCCGGAAACCCGGGTGCCTCTGGTCGCCGTGCGGGATGTGCCGCGGGGCGGCTTCATGGCGCGGCTGCGGACGGTTTCCGAACACCTGCTGACGCGGTTGCGCGAAGGGTCCGAGGGCACGCTTTGA
- a CDS encoding malonate--CoA ligase, protein MVNPLYDGLFGIHAGKTTPFLHLPDGQTITHQDFLATSAQIANVMTQIGLTPGDRVAVQVQKSPEALALYAACAQAGLVFLPLNTAYTVDELSYFIENSGASLIVCDGAREGELSDMAGKLGAKVETLNADGSGTLTDQARAMPNSFPTVERNGEDLAAFLYTSGTTGRSKGAMLTQNNLLSNAQTLVREWRFTAEDVLLHALPIFHTHGLFVATNITLAAGSSMIFMPKFDLDQIIARMPEATAMMGVPTFYTRLLDDDRFTGDLTRHMRLFVSGSAPLLAETHVQFEARTGHRILERYGMTETNMNTSNPYDGERRAGTVGFPLPGVELKVTDPETGETLADGEVGQIEVRGPNVFKGYWQMPEKTAAELREDGFFITGDLGKVDEDGYVHIVGRNKDLIISGGYNIYPKEIELVLDDQPGVLESAVIGVPHPDFGETVVGVIVPEKGASPDTDAMMEAVSGALARFKHPRKLVILDELPRNTMGKVQKNVLRDQYQGMFTP, encoded by the coding sequence ATGGTTAATCCTCTTTATGATGGTCTCTTCGGTATCCATGCCGGAAAAACCACGCCTTTCCTGCACCTGCCGGACGGGCAGACCATCACGCATCAGGACTTTCTCGCGACGAGCGCCCAGATCGCCAACGTCATGACGCAAATCGGTCTGACCCCCGGAGACCGCGTGGCCGTTCAGGTGCAAAAATCCCCCGAGGCCCTGGCGCTCTATGCCGCCTGCGCGCAGGCGGGGCTGGTCTTTTTGCCACTCAACACCGCCTATACCGTGGATGAGCTAAGCTATTTCATCGAGAACAGCGGCGCCTCCCTGATCGTTTGCGACGGCGCCAGAGAGGGCGAGCTGTCCGACATGGCCGGCAAGCTGGGGGCGAAGGTCGAAACCCTGAACGCCGATGGCAGCGGCACCCTGACCGATCAGGCCAGAGCCATGCCCAACAGCTTTCCCACCGTCGAGCGCAACGGCGAGGACCTTGCGGCGTTCCTCTATACCTCGGGCACGACTGGCCGCTCGAAAGGGGCGATGCTGACTCAGAACAACCTGCTGTCGAATGCGCAGACCCTTGTCAGGGAGTGGCGGTTCACGGCGGAGGATGTCCTTTTGCACGCCTTGCCGATTTTCCATACCCACGGCCTGTTCGTGGCGACCAATATCACGCTGGCGGCGGGCAGCAGCATGATCTTCATGCCGAAATTCGATCTGGACCAGATCATCGCCCGGATGCCCGAGGCGACTGCCATGATGGGGGTCCCGACCTTCTATACCCGGCTGCTGGACGACGACAGGTTCACCGGGGACCTGACCCGGCACATGCGGTTGTTCGTCTCCGGGTCTGCCCCGCTTCTGGCGGAAACCCATGTTCAGTTCGAGGCGCGGACAGGCCATCGCATCCTTGAACGCTATGGCATGACCGAAACCAACATGAACACCTCGAACCCCTATGACGGCGAACGCCGCGCCGGAACGGTGGGCTTCCCGCTGCCGGGGGTCGAACTCAAGGTCACCGATCCCGAGACCGGAGAGACTTTGGCCGACGGAGAGGTCGGCCAGATCGAGGTGCGTGGGCCGAATGTGTTCAAGGGCTACTGGCAGATGCCCGAGAAAACCGCCGCCGAACTGCGCGAGGATGGGTTCTTCATCACCGGCGATCTGGGCAAGGTCGACGAGGATGGCTATGTCCATATCGTTGGCCGCAACAAGGACCTGATCATCTCGGGCGGTTACAACATCTATCCCAAGGAGATCGAACTGGTTCTGGACGACCAGCCCGGCGTTCTGGAAAGCGCGGTGATCGGCGTGCCGCATCCCGACTTCGGGGAAACCGTGGTGGGGGTCATCGTGCCCGAAAAGGGGGCGTCGCCCGACACCGACGCGATGATGGAGGCGGTCAGCGGTGCGCTGGCCCGGTTCAAGCACCCCCGCAAACTGGTCATCCTGGACGAACTCCCACGCAATACGATGGGCAAGGTTCAAAAGAATGTCCTGCGTGACCAATACCAGGGGATGTTCACGCCCTGA
- a CDS encoding TRAP transporter small permease: protein MAGGHSSASAAHTGGNPFLKAVAAISTLAGWCSAGMIVAAVAITCQMIVVRFVLNGSTVWQTEAVIYLVIAATLIGLPYVQRLRGHVNVDLIPISLAPRARFAMAILTAVLSIIIVGVMLFYGYEFWHFAWDRGWRSDTIWGVRLWIPYLSIPVGFGLLLLQLVADLVAVLTRVDKPFGLE, encoded by the coding sequence ATGGCCGGAGGACACAGCTCTGCCAGTGCTGCGCATACGGGGGGAAACCCCTTCCTGAAAGCCGTGGCAGCGATTTCCACTCTGGCGGGGTGGTGCTCTGCCGGAATGATCGTGGCCGCCGTGGCGATCACCTGTCAGATGATTGTCGTGCGGTTCGTGCTGAACGGCTCGACTGTCTGGCAGACCGAGGCCGTGATCTATCTTGTCATCGCAGCCACGCTTATCGGGTTGCCCTATGTGCAACGCCTGCGGGGCCATGTGAACGTGGACCTGATCCCGATTTCCCTTGCGCCGCGTGCGCGTTTCGCCATGGCGATCCTGACGGCGGTCCTGTCGATCATCATCGTCGGCGTGATGCTCTTTTACGGTTATGAATTCTGGCATTTCGCCTGGGACCGGGGCTGGCGCTCCGACACGATCTGGGGCGTGCGCCTTTGGATTCCCTATCTGTCGATCCCGGTGGGATTCGGCCTGCTTCTTCTGCAACTCGTCGCCGATCTGGTCGCTGTTCTCACGCGCGTCGATAAACCCTTTGGTCTGGAGTAA
- a CDS encoding SPOR domain-containing protein: protein MTGQGFGNRCGLWRIAVISAGALFLTACDETGQFTNPFTAGGSAGQDSLAAAETSSVKLVERDVEAPDVFQVTDMGLWDGRPSLGGVWVAHPDVKEPERVIIRNNENSKFVIGALFRRERENPGPILQVSSDAAAALGMLAGAPAQLNVTALRREEAPDPAAAPAEPAATDDLGAPDAVEESTLDPVDPVAGAAAALDDVESAGEIQPAATAPKPAPKPRPTGSSLEKPYIQIGIFSVEQNARNTATAMRQAGMVPVVKEQSSKGKAFWRVIVGPAASKSERSVLLKKIKGVGFDDAYPVTN from the coding sequence ATGACAGGTCAAGGGTTCGGCAATCGGTGCGGTCTATGGCGCATCGCCGTGATCAGTGCAGGGGCGCTGTTTCTCACGGCATGTGATGAGACAGGGCAATTCACCAATCCATTCACGGCGGGCGGTTCTGCGGGGCAGGACAGTCTCGCGGCGGCCGAGACCTCCTCGGTCAAGCTGGTCGAGCGGGATGTCGAGGCACCGGATGTGTTCCAGGTCACCGATATGGGGCTTTGGGATGGCCGCCCCTCGCTTGGCGGGGTCTGGGTGGCGCACCCGGATGTGAAAGAACCCGAGCGGGTGATCATCCGCAACAACGAGAATTCCAAGTTCGTGATCGGGGCCTTGTTCCGTCGCGAACGTGAAAACCCCGGCCCGATCTTGCAGGTTTCGTCCGATGCCGCGGCGGCCTTGGGGATGCTGGCCGGTGCGCCGGCCCAATTGAACGTGACCGCGCTGCGCCGCGAGGAAGCCCCCGATCCGGCGGCGGCCCCGGCCGAGCCGGCTGCGACCGATGACTTGGGTGCGCCGGATGCAGTCGAGGAAAGCACGCTTGACCCGGTCGATCCCGTGGCCGGGGCCGCGGCGGCACTGGACGATGTGGAAAGCGCGGGTGAAATTCAGCCCGCGGCAACCGCGCCGAAACCTGCGCCCAAACCACGGCCTACCGGATCGTCGCTTGAAAAACCCTATATCCAGATCGGTATTTTCAGCGTCGAACAGAATGCCCGGAATACCGCCACCGCCATGCGTCAGGCGGGCATGGTGCCGGTGGTGAAAGAGCAAAGCTCGAAAGGCAAGGCATTCTGGCGGGTGATCGTCGGACCGGCGGCGTCGAAATCCGAACGCTCCGTCCTGTTGAAAAAGATCAAGGGGGTGGGCTTTGACGATGCCTATCCCGTCACGAACTGA
- a CDS encoding GntR family transcriptional regulator codes for MDKRRADIIAEQLEERIFDGTYQDGDRLDEVRLASQFGVSRTPLREALQRLARSGLVELVPRRGAFVRQPGPVDLMEMFEVMAELEAACGRLAARRISDEALADLHNANAKCQTAVEAHDPDSYYVENERFHKIIYRESGNGFLETETGNLHRRLQPFRRQQLRLRGRMAQSMGEHRAILDALEKGDSEAAADALRGHVAIQGEKFHNLIATLKSAAE; via the coding sequence ATGGACAAACGTCGCGCAGACATCATTGCGGAACAGCTCGAAGAGCGGATTTTCGATGGCACCTATCAGGATGGCGATCGTCTGGACGAAGTGCGCCTTGCCAGTCAATTCGGGGTCTCCCGAACGCCACTGCGAGAGGCCCTGCAAAGGCTTGCACGCTCCGGGCTGGTGGAGCTTGTTCCCCGGCGCGGGGCCTTCGTACGTCAGCCCGGCCCCGTGGACCTTATGGAAATGTTCGAAGTCATGGCCGAACTCGAAGCCGCCTGCGGCAGGCTGGCGGCCAGACGGATTTCGGACGAGGCCCTGGCAGACCTGCACAACGCCAACGCCAAGTGCCAGACCGCCGTCGAAGCACATGACCCGGATTCGTACTACGTGGAAAACGAGCGGTTTCACAAGATCATCTACCGCGAATCCGGCAATGGGTTTCTTGAAACGGAAACCGGAAACCTCCACCGGCGTCTGCAACCCTTCCGCCGTCAACAACTCAGGCTGAGGGGCCGCATGGCACAGTCGATGGGCGAACACAGGGCCATTCTGGACGCCCTCGAAAAAGGCGACTCAGAAGCTGCCGCCGACGCATTGCGCGGGCATGTCGCAATCCAGGGCGAGAAATTTCACAACCTGATCGCAACCCTCAAGAGTGCCGCGGAATAA